Proteins from a genomic interval of Rhodococcoides fascians A25f:
- a CDS encoding winged helix-turn-helix transcriptional regulator, translating into MELLLLTSDPNPEGVLPSLALLAHHVRPVPTEVSSLLEAGSADIALVDARTDLAAARGLCRLLGSTGSAIPVVAVLTEGGLVAVNSDWGLDDILLPGTGPAELDARLRLLVGRSGGVASPETSGKITLGELIIDEGTYTARLRGRPLDLTYKEFELLKYLAQHAGRVFTRAQLLQEVWGYDFFGGTRTVDVHVRRLRAKLGTEYESLIGTVRNVGYKAVRPARNTKGGPVASDGAGGDTGDADFEFEQESTLS; encoded by the coding sequence GTGGAGCTCCTACTACTGACCTCCGACCCCAATCCGGAGGGCGTTCTTCCGTCCCTTGCTCTTCTGGCGCATCACGTGCGACCGGTGCCCACCGAGGTCTCCTCGCTACTCGAAGCGGGTTCGGCCGATATCGCGCTCGTGGACGCCCGCACCGATTTGGCTGCGGCACGCGGGTTGTGTCGCCTGCTGGGCAGTACCGGGTCGGCCATCCCCGTCGTCGCGGTTCTCACCGAGGGCGGGCTCGTGGCGGTCAACTCCGATTGGGGCCTGGACGACATCCTGCTTCCGGGTACCGGCCCGGCGGAGCTGGACGCGCGCTTGCGGCTACTGGTGGGGCGTAGTGGCGGCGTCGCGAGCCCGGAGACCTCGGGCAAGATCACGCTCGGCGAGTTGATCATCGACGAGGGCACCTACACCGCGCGACTGCGCGGTCGTCCGCTCGATCTGACCTACAAGGAATTCGAGCTGCTGAAGTATCTGGCTCAGCACGCGGGCCGCGTGTTCACTCGCGCCCAACTGCTGCAGGAGGTGTGGGGTTACGACTTCTTCGGTGGCACGCGCACCGTCGACGTCCATGTTCGACGCCTACGCGCCAAGCTCGGCACCGAGTACGAATCGCTGATCGGCACAGTGCGCAACGTGGGATACAAGGCGGTCCGGCCTGCGCGCAACACCAAGGGCGGCCCAGTTGCATCGGACGGCGCGGGCGGGGATACCGGCGATGCGGATTTCGAGTTCGAGCAGGAGAGTACTCTCTCCTAG